From Helicobacter anatolicus, the proteins below share one genomic window:
- the nusB gene encoding transcription antitermination factor NusB, with amino-acid sequence MATRSQAREAVIGLLYAYDSGNYEIRKMAVEILEEKKIRNKQQVFALELFDGIVTRLEDLDTQIAKYLKDWDFRKLGGMERAILRLGAYEILYSQTDKPVVINEAVELAKSYGEEMAPKLINGILDSLGR; translated from the coding sequence ATGGCGACAAGATCGCAAGCAAGAGAAGCGGTTATTGGGCTTTTGTATGCCTATGATAGCGGGAATTATGAAATTAGGAAAATGGCAGTGGAAATTTTAGAAGAAAAAAAGATTCGCAATAAGCAGCAAGTGTTTGCATTAGAATTATTTGATGGTATTGTTACTAGACTTGAAGATCTGGATACACAGATTGCCAAATACCTTAAAGATTGGGATTTTAGAAAACTCGGTGGTATGGAGCGTGCAATCTTGCGATTGGGGGCTTATGAGATTTTGTATAGTCAAACAGATAAGCCTGTGGTGATTAATGAGGCAGTAGAACTTGCAAAAAGTTATGGTGAAGAAATGGCACCAAAACTTATCAATGGAATCTTAGATTCTTTGGGAAGATAA
- a CDS encoding M23 family metallopeptidase has protein sequence MRLKTLLQVLILFGIGLFGYWIYHSKIFETNPPEVKMMVRIGNEEKEVMPGANFWNPYRDMVLYMKDASGIRSYRIIAKSENGSILIDKQEAIVQRPEHLKVLLPKPNVMLKENEHIFYEIIVNDWSNSHFFSGNTTKLKFDFEVDTEAPLVRMVASSYKISYGGSALLIFKIEDKSTREVIVTNGTDQFKAFPFLQKGYYAVLIAWSIRNKIFNGTITAIDQAFNTKKVAIPIIKDPNVHYRFSKIKISDQFLNTKLDHLIDVIGERSPSSFSEPLEKFKYINELIRNKDENIIFRTTNASDYQGYLKPIHFNVFLPLKKAQVVGSFGDDRTYLYKDKKFSHSMHLGLDIANYKNAPILSTNAGEVLFTGLLGVYGNTVLIDHGMGLSSLYSHMSEFEVKAGDVINAYTEIGKTGQTGWAFGDHLHLGILVQGHPVRVAEWMDAKWIKSNITDVFLKAQNIIEGKK, from the coding sequence ATGAGATTAAAAACCCTTTTACAAGTTTTAATTTTATTTGGCATAGGATTATTTGGCTACTGGATTTATCATTCAAAAATATTTGAAACAAATCCACCAGAAGTAAAGATGATGGTTCGTATTGGCAATGAAGAAAAAGAAGTAATGCCAGGGGCAAATTTTTGGAATCCTTATAGAGATATGGTCTTATATATGAAGGATGCCAGTGGAATTAGAAGTTATAGAATCATTGCAAAAAGTGAAAATGGAAGCATTTTAATCGATAAACAAGAAGCGATTGTACAAAGACCAGAGCATTTAAAAGTTTTATTACCAAAGCCAAATGTTATGTTGAAAGAAAACGAGCATATTTTTTATGAAATTATTGTAAATGATTGGAGTAATTCTCATTTTTTTAGTGGAAATACTACAAAATTAAAATTTGATTTTGAAGTAGATACTGAAGCACCTTTGGTAAGAATGGTGGCAAGTTCTTATAAGATTTCTTATGGAGGTAGTGCACTTTTGATTTTTAAAATCGAAGATAAAAGCACAAGAGAAGTAATTGTGACAAATGGCACAGATCAGTTTAAGGCTTTTCCATTTTTGCAAAAAGGGTATTATGCAGTCTTAATTGCTTGGTCTATACGAAATAAAATTTTTAATGGCACAATTACAGCAATTGATCAGGCATTTAATACAAAAAAAGTTGCAATTCCAATTATTAAAGATCCTAATGTGCATTATCGTTTTTCTAAAATAAAAATTAGCGATCAATTTTTAAATACAAAATTAGATCATTTGATTGATGTGATTGGTGAGAGATCTCCTAGTAGTTTTAGCGAACCATTGGAAAAATTTAAATATATCAATGAGTTAATTCGCAATAAAGATGAAAATATTATATTTAGAACTACAAATGCATCAGATTATCAAGGATATTTAAAGCCAATACACTTTAATGTTTTTTTACCACTTAAAAAAGCACAAGTTGTAGGGAGTTTTGGAGATGATAGAACATATCTTTATAAAGATAAAAAGTTTTCACATTCTATGCATTTAGGACTTGATATTGCTAATTATAAAAATGCACCGATTCTTAGTACAAATGCAGGTGAAGTACTTTTTACAGGACTTCTTGGCGTGTATGGTAATACGGTTTTAATTGATCATGGTATGGGATTATCTTCTTTATATTCTCATATGTCAGAGTTTGAAGTAAAAGCAGGTGATGTGATTAATGCATACACAGAGATTGGCAAGACAGGACAAACAGGTTGGGCATTTGGGGATCATTTGCATTTAGGAATTTTGGTGCAAGGACATCCAGTACGCGTAGCAGAGTGGATGGATGCCAAATGGATTAAAAGCAATATTACAGATGTATTTTTAAAGGCACAAAATATTATTGAAGGCAAAAAATAA
- a CDS encoding septum site-determining protein MinC: MVKVKQKTIRAFEIDNTNLQECVEFLVKNSVLLKDYLIIFTSTPQEEIQALTQELNLTYFVPNYSFKQNSHQVENVAEKSQLRVISKPTRSGEEVEHDGDLIICENIHNGAKIYASGNLVIFGKCEGRIECGGKYLILKSIVGNPLIFAGQIFSDSMLNMINANQDILKLVVRNGDCITIKELK, from the coding sequence GTGGTCAAAGTAAAACAAAAAACAATTAGAGCTTTTGAAATTGATAATACAAATTTACAAGAATGTGTAGAGTTTTTGGTAAAAAATTCTGTTTTGCTTAAAGATTATTTGATTATTTTCACATCTACACCACAAGAAGAGATACAGGCATTAACACAGGAGCTAAATCTTACTTATTTTGTGCCAAATTATTCATTTAAACAAAATAGTCATCAAGTAGAAAATGTTGCAGAAAAATCACAATTAAGAGTAATTTCCAAACCTACAAGAAGTGGTGAAGAGGTAGAGCATGATGGAGATTTGATTATCTGTGAAAATATTCATAATGGTGCTAAAATTTATGCATCTGGAAATCTTGTAATTTTTGGAAAATGTGAGGGGCGTATTGAATGTGGAGGAAAATATTTAATTTTAAAGTCGATTGTAGGAAATCCCTTGATTTTTGCAGGACAGATTTTTTCGGATTCTATGTTGAATATGATTAATGCAAATCAAGATATTTTAAAGCTTGTTGTAAGAAATGGAGATTGTATTACCATTAAGGAATTAAAATGA
- a CDS encoding mechanosensitive ion channel family protein: MLRIIFPLFLFFAFLRADSFAMALENLIFLNHQIAVMQKVKATEDIALLEEQKNYEFKKLTLELLKSRASTEVFDKILQEQKIILQNMQKDMKQNVTNDKAKELAIQRLDYALSHLNEIMQNFAEGLKKIGILSQENDVNILASKAAAELAKQPYFKDLQNGYLHVQIQKYQEILQTYKEIVRYFAEHPRALLPQNALINLGVGWILQKIAVFIPFDGFSLEFAKVLLSLMALVVLLTCRKILARLIFFIINFFTHLSSKNHNLRNKICKDITTPITYALLLISFDIAVSILYYPNTSPQKIEVWFGLSYIGIGVWFFIVLLQSYGVGIMGSILQKKDGFRREIINLILKVSYFFVVVIGVLIALKYLGFNISAILASLGIGGLAVALALKDMLANFFASIMLLFENSFSQGDWIICENIEGSVVEMGLRRTSIRTFDNALVLVPNSTLANAAIVNWNRRKIGRRIKMSVGVSYNSSMEDIKKCIKEIREMLMSHSGIAKSIKADVNMEKYELSLKQNIVSMEDLLGYKDNLFVVLDTFEDSSINILVYCFSKSVVWGEFLNIKEDVMFKIMEIVKNNNLSFAFPSQSVYVESLPVATKDL, encoded by the coding sequence ATGTTGAGAATAATTTTTCCTCTCTTTCTATTTTTTGCTTTTTTGCGTGCAGATAGTTTTGCGATGGCTTTAGAAAATTTGATTTTTTTAAATCATCAAATTGCAGTGATGCAAAAAGTCAAAGCTACTGAGGATATTGCTTTATTAGAAGAGCAAAAAAATTATGAGTTCAAAAAACTGACACTTGAGCTTTTGAAATCCAGGGCAAGCACAGAGGTGTTTGATAAGATTTTGCAAGAACAGAAAATAATTTTACAAAATATGCAAAAAGATATGAAGCAAAATGTAACAAATGATAAAGCCAAGGAACTTGCAATACAACGGCTGGATTATGCCTTATCACATCTAAATGAAATTATGCAAAATTTTGCAGAGGGTTTAAAAAAAATAGGGATTCTTTCACAAGAAAATGATGTGAATATTTTGGCAAGTAAGGCGGCTGCAGAGCTTGCTAAACAACCTTATTTTAAAGATTTGCAAAACGGTTATCTGCATGTACAAATTCAAAAATATCAAGAAATTTTACAAACCTATAAAGAGATAGTTCGGTATTTTGCAGAACATCCAAGAGCTTTACTTCCACAAAATGCGTTGATTAATCTTGGAGTGGGGTGGATTTTACAAAAAATTGCGGTTTTTATTCCTTTTGATGGATTTTCTTTGGAGTTTGCAAAAGTCCTACTTTCTTTGATGGCGTTGGTGGTATTATTGACATGTAGAAAGATATTGGCAAGACTAATTTTTTTTATTATTAATTTTTTTACTCATCTTTCTAGTAAAAATCATAATTTGCGTAATAAGATTTGTAAAGATATTACCACTCCGATTACTTATGCCTTGCTCTTGATTAGCTTTGATATTGCAGTGAGTATTTTGTATTATCCTAATACTTCGCCACAAAAAATTGAAGTTTGGTTTGGGCTTTCTTATATTGGGATCGGAGTGTGGTTTTTTATTGTTTTATTGCAGTCTTATGGCGTGGGAATTATGGGGAGTATCCTACAGAAAAAAGATGGTTTTAGAAGAGAAATAATCAATTTGATTTTAAAAGTAAGTTATTTCTTTGTTGTAGTGATTGGAGTTCTGATTGCATTGAAATATTTAGGATTTAATATTTCTGCAATTTTGGCATCATTGGGGATTGGAGGACTTGCAGTAGCTTTGGCATTAAAAGATATGCTGGCAAATTTCTTTGCTTCTATTATGCTTTTGTTTGAAAATTCTTTTTCACAAGGTGATTGGATTATATGTGAAAATATTGAAGGAAGTGTGGTAGAAATGGGGCTTAGACGTACGAGTATTAGGACATTCGATAATGCACTTGTGCTTGTGCCAAATTCTACATTAGCAAATGCCGCAATTGTAAATTGGAATCGTAGAAAAATAGGACGCAGAATTAAAATGTCTGTTGGTGTGAGTTATAATTCTTCAATGGAAGATATTAAAAAATGTATCAAAGAAATTAGAGAAATGTTGATGTCACATTCAGGGATTGCAAAATCTATCAAGGCTGATGTTAATATGGAAAAATATGAACTCTCTTTGAAGCAAAATATTGTTTCTATGGAAGATTTATTGGGATATAAAGATAATTTATTTGTTGTTTTGGATACTTTTGAAGATAGCTCAATTAATATTTTGGTGTATTGTTTTTCAAAGAGTGTAGTTTGGGGTGAATTTTTGAATATCAAGGAAGATGTGATGTTTAAAATCATGGAAATTGTAAAAAACAATAACCTTAGCTTTGCTTTTCCTTCTCAAAGTGTTTATGTAGAATCCTTGCCTGTAGCAACAAAAGATCTATAG
- the lpxC gene encoding UDP-3-O-acyl-N-acetylglucosamine deacetylase codes for MKQKTINKKVELVGIGLHKGVPVKMVLEPLEADSGIIFYRSDLGVSIPMKPQNVTNTTMATVLSLGDAKISTIEHLLSAIYAYGIDNLKISVDNEEIPIMDGSAIGYCMLLDEAGIRVLDANKKIMAIKKPIEVKEGDKFVRIEPSNQTIFDFSIDFPHPAIKQQKYKFIFSKQNYKEEIARARTFGFLQEVNYLRSIGLGLGGNLNNCIVLDENGILNKEGLRYKEEFVRHKILDAIGDMAILGMPLLGSYVSFAGSHKLNALLTQKILEENGAYELVESKELEKSLELSQEFA; via the coding sequence ATGAAACAAAAAACAATTAATAAAAAAGTAGAGCTTGTAGGTATTGGCTTACATAAAGGAGTGCCTGTAAAAATGGTTTTAGAGCCATTGGAGGCAGATAGTGGAATTATTTTTTATCGTAGTGATTTAGGGGTAAGTATCCCTATGAAACCTCAAAATGTTACTAATACTACAATGGCAACTGTATTGAGTTTGGGGGATGCAAAAATTTCTACAATTGAACATTTACTTTCAGCAATCTATGCTTATGGGATTGATAATTTAAAAATTTCTGTAGATAATGAAGAAATTCCAATTATGGATGGAAGCGCGATAGGATACTGTATGCTTTTAGATGAAGCAGGTATAAGAGTATTAGATGCAAACAAAAAGATTATGGCAATTAAAAAACCTATAGAGGTAAAAGAGGGGGATAAATTTGTGCGTATTGAGCCTAGTAATCAGACAATTTTTGATTTTTCTATTGATTTTCCTCATCCTGCTATCAAGCAACAAAAATATAAATTTATTTTCAGTAAACAAAACTATAAAGAAGAGATTGCTAGAGCACGAACTTTTGGATTTTTGCAAGAGGTAAATTATTTGCGATCTATTGGGCTTGGCTTAGGTGGCAATTTGAATAATTGTATCGTTTTAGATGAAAATGGGATTTTAAATAAAGAGGGTTTACGTTATAAAGAAGAGTTTGTGCGTCATAAAATTTTAGATGCGATAGGGGATATGGCTATTCTTGGTATGCCACTTTTAGGAAGTTATGTATCTTTTGCAGGGAGTCATAAATTAAATGCTTTATTGACGCAAAAAATTTTAGAGGAAAATGGTGCTTATGAGCTTGTAGAATCTAAAGAGCTTGAAAAATCTTTAGAATTATCACAAGAGTTTGCATAA
- a CDS encoding DUF448 domain-containing protein: MRNFRDFEIKKTTRMCVGCRQRFLQKDLIRLKIENDDIIFFNGFGRSFYLCRICLDKEKIFQSILKIKHAPKSKEKIQFGIQEIRKTCHQK, translated from the coding sequence ATGAGGAATTTTAGAGATTTTGAAATAAAAAAGACCACAAGAATGTGCGTGGGTTGTCGTCAAAGATTTTTGCAAAAAGACCTTATTCGTTTAAAGATCGAAAATGATGACATCATTTTTTTTAATGGTTTTGGCAGAAGTTTTTATCTTTGTAGAATCTGCCTTGATAAAGAAAAAATTTTTCAAAGTATTCTGAAAATAAAGCACGCCCCAAAAAGTAAGGAAAAAATCCAATTTGGAATTCAGGAGATAAGAAAGACATGTCATCAAAAATAA
- the thrB gene encoding homoserine kinase yields the protein MIISVPATSANLGPGFDSLGLSLDFRNFFHVEKAKYQSIKIVGEGEGYLKIKVDNVFVKIFMQNLEKTNIAKDKYSFFFNNKIPISRGLGSSSAVISGAIGMAQLMQNGSIDKQKILDTALVYENHPDNITPAIFGGFNVAVVEKNRVYHLRENIPDDIRAVVVIPNRATSTKHSRQTLPKYYSSVDTTYNLSHASLMTMAFAQKKWDLLRIASKDRMHQYRRMKQYPVLFSVQKIALDKGALMSTLSGSGSSFLNICFKDDAPRIAKALQDKFTNFRVLDLAFDNEGLRIEKE from the coding sequence ATGATTATTAGTGTTCCTGCAACCAGTGCAAATCTAGGACCAGGATTTGATTCTTTGGGATTGAGTTTGGATTTTAGAAATTTTTTTCATGTGGAAAAAGCAAAGTATCAAAGTATTAAAATAGTTGGCGAGGGAGAGGGATATTTAAAAATCAAGGTTGACAATGTCTTTGTCAAAATTTTTATGCAAAACTTGGAAAAAACAAATATCGCAAAAGATAAGTATTCATTTTTTTTTAATAATAAGATTCCTATTTCTCGAGGACTTGGGAGTAGTTCTGCAGTAATTAGTGGTGCAATTGGTATGGCACAATTAATGCAAAATGGTAGTATAGATAAGCAAAAAATTCTCGATACAGCATTGGTGTATGAAAATCATCCTGATAATATTACTCCAGCAATTTTTGGAGGATTTAATGTTGCTGTTGTAGAAAAAAATCGTGTTTATCATCTTAGAGAAAATATACCTGATGACATACGCGCTGTGGTGGTCATTCCTAATCGCGCAACTTCAACAAAACATTCAAGACAAACATTACCAAAATATTATAGTAGTGTAGACACTACATATAATTTATCACATGCATCTTTAATGACAATGGCATTTGCTCAAAAAAAGTGGGATTTGTTACGAATTGCTAGCAAGGATAGAATGCATCAATATCGTAGAATGAAGCAATACCCTGTTTTATTTTCTGTGCAAAAAATAGCTTTAGATAAAGGGGCTTTGATGAGCACTCTTTCAGGCAGCGGTTCTTCATTTTTAAATATATGTTTCAAGGATGATGCTCCAAGAATTGCTAAAGCATTGCAAGATAAGTTTACAAATTTTAGGGTTTTGGATTTGGCATTTGATAACGAGGGCTTAAGAATTGAGAAAGAATAA
- the murD gene encoding UDP-N-acetylmuramoyl-L-alanine--D-glutamate ligase produces MKKVSLLGYGTTTEAIAEFLNQNGVDCDIFDDYCKEVKQENKKTFYPSRFFETKDSVIEITSPGIPPSHPMIRKAKNLYSEYDFFFDYFKDKSIWISGTNGKTTTTQMLEFLLQKVGGKSGGNIGYPLAKLAQENPKIWILETSSFTLHYTKKAYPKYYILLPVKEDHIHWHGDFQGYIKDKLSPLLQMQKDGIAFVPANFQTFEECKQSLATIIYYEDENDLAKNFNFSLKKSIFKPPFLLDAVLAFCMARFFDKNISLESLNAFLLGAHRLQEFLDSFGRLWVDDSKGTNVDATCEAIKRYQDRKIHLILGGDDKGANHKELFTLMQNKDIILYLIGSNAKKLENIAQDFGVESKMCGVMEKAVLMIKSCLQKNEVALLSPAAASLDQFKSYKERGELFQKLALE; encoded by the coding sequence ATGAAAAAAGTTTCTCTTCTTGGTTATGGTACTACAACAGAGGCAATTGCAGAATTTTTGAATCAAAATGGTGTGGATTGCGATATTTTTGATGATTATTGCAAGGAAGTGAAACAGGAAAATAAAAAAACTTTTTATCCTTCAAGATTTTTTGAAACAAAAGATTCTGTAATAGAAATTACAAGTCCAGGGATTCCGCCTTCTCACCCTATGATTAGAAAGGCAAAGAATCTTTATAGTGAATATGATTTTTTCTTTGATTATTTTAAGGATAAAAGCATTTGGATTAGCGGAACAAATGGCAAAACTACTACCACGCAAATGTTAGAATTTTTATTACAAAAAGTGGGAGGGAAAAGTGGGGGGAATATTGGTTATCCTCTAGCAAAATTAGCACAAGAAAATCCAAAAATATGGATTTTAGAGACAAGCTCTTTTACTTTACATTATACAAAAAAGGCTTATCCAAAATATTATATTTTACTTCCTGTAAAAGAGGACCATATCCATTGGCATGGAGATTTTCAAGGATATATCAAAGATAAATTAAGTCCACTTTTACAGATGCAAAAAGATGGTATAGCCTTTGTTCCTGCAAACTTTCAAACATTTGAGGAGTGTAAACAATCTCTAGCAACAATTATTTATTATGAAGATGAGAATGATCTTGCAAAAAACTTTAATTTTTCTTTAAAAAAAAGTATTTTTAAACCTCCATTTTTGCTTGATGCAGTTTTGGCATTTTGTATGGCAAGATTTTTTGATAAAAATATTTCTTTAGAATCTTTAAATGCTTTTTTATTAGGTGCACATCGTTTGCAGGAATTTTTGGATTCTTTTGGGCGTTTGTGGGTAGATGATAGCAAGGGGACAAATGTAGATGCAACTTGTGAGGCAATTAAACGCTATCAAGACAGGAAAATTCATCTCATTTTGGGGGGTGATGATAAAGGAGCGAACCATAAAGAGCTTTTTACTTTAATGCAAAATAAAGATATTATTTTATATCTTATTGGCAGCAATGCAAAAAAATTAGAAAACATAGCGCAAGATTTTGGAGTTGAATCAAAAATGTGTGGAGTGATGGAAAAAGCAGTTTTGATGATAAAATCATGTTTGCAAAAAAATGAAGTCGCACTTTTAAGTCCTGCTGCAGCAAGTCTTGATCAATTTAAATCCTATAAGGAGCGAGGGGAGTTGTTTCAAAAGTTGGCGTTGGAGTAA
- the mraY gene encoding phospho-N-acetylmuramoyl-pentapeptide-transferase has protein sequence MLYYLYSEFGINVFRYITFRAGISFFLAFFLCVVLMPYFMAWAKKSNASQPISKFVPAHQSKHNTPTMGGIVFVFSAIVASLVSAQFTNSFVFLGLIVLLGFCLIGARDDYVKISAKNNAGMNPRSKMFFLFSLSLLVSFYLSYVINFDSSLYVPFMKKPLFYMGDFPLVSTCFWILVFLATTNAVNITDGLDGLATVPSICALISLSIFVYIAGNYELAKYLLWPRITDAGELFVVSVAFIGALFGFLWYNCHPAQVFMGDSGSLATGGFIAYMAIVSNNEILLILIGSIFVIETLSVILQIGSYKTRNKKIFLMAPIHHHFEKKGWAENKIIVRFWIIAILSNIIALMSLKIR, from the coding sequence ATGCTATATTATTTGTATTCTGAATTTGGAATCAATGTATTTCGCTATATTACTTTTAGGGCAGGGATTAGCTTTTTTTTAGCATTTTTTTTATGTGTGGTTTTAATGCCTTATTTTATGGCATGGGCAAAGAAATCTAATGCTAGCCAGCCAATTTCTAAATTTGTTCCAGCACATCAATCCAAGCATAATACTCCGACAATGGGTGGAATTGTGTTTGTGTTTAGTGCTATTGTTGCATCTTTAGTTAGTGCACAATTTACAAATAGTTTTGTGTTTTTGGGGCTAATTGTTTTGTTGGGATTTTGTTTGATTGGGGCAAGAGATGATTATGTAAAAATTTCTGCAAAAAATAATGCAGGAATGAATCCTAGAAGTAAAATGTTTTTTTTATTTTCTTTGTCGTTGCTTGTGTCTTTTTATCTGAGTTATGTAATTAATTTTGATTCAAGTTTGTATGTACCTTTTATGAAAAAACCACTTTTTTATATGGGGGATTTTCCTTTAGTAAGCACTTGCTTTTGGATTTTAGTCTTTTTGGCGACAACAAATGCGGTAAATATCACAGATGGTCTAGATGGGCTTGCTACAGTGCCTAGTATTTGTGCGTTAATTTCGTTGTCAATTTTCGTGTATATTGCGGGGAATTATGAGTTGGCAAAATATCTTTTGTGGCCTAGAATTACAGATGCTGGAGAATTATTTGTTGTTTCTGTGGCTTTTATTGGGGCGCTTTTTGGATTCTTGTGGTATAACTGTCATCCTGCACAAGTTTTTATGGGGGATAGTGGGAGTTTAGCAACAGGTGGATTTATTGCGTACATGGCGATTGTTTCTAATAATGAAATATTGTTGATTTTGATTGGATCTATTTTTGTTATTGAAACTTTGTCTGTAATTTTACAAATTGGAAGTTATAAAACGCGGAATAAAAAAATATTCTTGATGGCACCTATTCATCATCATTTTGAAAAAAAAGGTTGGGCGGAAAATAAGATTATTGTGCGTTTTTGGATTATTGCTATTCTGAGTAATATTATTGCATTGATGAGTTTAAAAATTCGATGA
- a CDS encoding outer membrane beta-barrel protein — MRSILIVLLFGVLLQAQESSNFVVLEPEEEKTKNMSVQELPYQNTDLDQKISGIKKEIEKLGEKALSLEEIKKQRAQIPASKNGLFLGIMAGSGLVNNRYEYNKYNQDNNVEGSLPVLGAPRDFNSLIGMFGGKIGYQNFFNRYFGTRIYGDALLGWGHVKSNGKNVGRNNYLLAALGKNVGRNNYLLAALNLDMLVDFRVHKKIELGGFVGFGFGVMLFSDQIQNVNLANVSWQSGQTEITRSLYSNGLWKHLLQIDYMVNFGVNVAIDTKHRIEIGVKIPVSQLRLGLEKPGNVSYTHTEKTKISENQSKVSISSGNEAIMSGDISFWRSSFFIIGYNYLF, encoded by the coding sequence ATGCGGAGTATCTTGATAGTATTGCTTTTTGGTGTTTTATTGCAAGCACAAGAGAGTTCTAATTTTGTTGTGCTAGAACCAGAAGAAGAAAAAACCAAAAATATGTCAGTTCAAGAATTGCCATATCAAAATACAGATTTGGATCAAAAAATTTCAGGGATTAAAAAAGAGATTGAGAAATTAGGAGAAAAAGCATTATCTTTGGAAGAGATAAAAAAGCAGAGAGCTCAGATTCCAGCAAGTAAAAATGGGTTGTTTTTAGGAATTATGGCAGGGAGTGGTTTAGTTAATAATCGTTATGAGTATAATAAATACAATCAAGATAATAATGTTGAGGGTTCGCTTCCTGTGCTTGGTGCACCTAGGGATTTTAATAGTCTAATTGGAATGTTTGGTGGAAAAATTGGCTACCAGAATTTTTTTAATCGCTATTTTGGGACTAGAATCTATGGAGATGCTTTGTTGGGTTGGGGTCATGTAAAGTCAAATGGTAAAAATGTGGGGAGAAATAATTATTTGTTGGCAGCACTTGGTAAAAATGTGGGGAGAAATAATTATTTGTTGGCAGCACTGAATTTAGATATGCTTGTAGATTTTAGGGTTCATAAAAAAATAGAGCTTGGGGGGTTTGTTGGTTTTGGTTTTGGTGTAATGCTTTTTAGTGATCAGATTCAAAATGTTAATTTGGCTAATGTATCTTGGCAGAGTGGCCAAACAGAAATAACTAGAAGTTTGTATAGCAATGGCTTATGGAAGCATTTGTTACAAATTGACTATATGGTTAATTTTGGGGTTAATGTGGCAATTGATACAAAACATCGTATAGAAATTGGGGTTAAAATACCTGTTTCACAACTCCGCTTAGGACTAGAAAAACCTGGAAATGTAAGTTATACGCATACGGAAAAAACAAAAATTTCAGAAAATCAATCAAAAGTTAGTATTAGTAGTGGTAACGAAGCGATAATGTCTGGAGATATTAGCTTTTGGCGTTCAAGTTTTTTTATTATTGGTTATAATTACCTATTTTAA
- a CDS encoding outer membrane beta-barrel protein, with protein sequence MYFRIFLICVINLCVIFANEKEYEKQKEYYMLKGQLHELENKELEHSNNREKDGVLLGVGVGNTFLNYHFGTISTLLNMRVGYQKFIKNSSAGIRAYIDVDSALYLVDTTRNLLWYVLPSANVDFLGDIMLDKNKKYGLSFFAGLGVGSFFQGIAGKNKNTQQWSMLFNIGMGVILNVKHRIDFQMKNTPSSFNLGDEVRFNSMYLLVYQYVF encoded by the coding sequence ATGTATTTTAGAATTTTTCTGATATGTGTGATAAATCTTTGCGTAATATTTGCTAATGAAAAGGAATATGAAAAACAAAAAGAATATTATATGTTAAAAGGTCAACTCCATGAGTTGGAAAATAAAGAGCTTGAACATTCTAATAATAGGGAAAAAGATGGGGTTTTGCTAGGTGTTGGGGTTGGAAATACATTTTTAAATTATCATTTTGGTACAATTTCTACACTTTTAAATATGCGTGTAGGGTATCAAAAATTTATTAAAAACTCTTCTGCAGGGATTCGGGCTTATATAGATGTGGATAGTGCACTATATTTGGTAGATACTACAAGAAATCTATTATGGTATGTCTTACCTAGTGCAAATGTAGATTTTTTAGGCGATATTATGCTCGATAAAAATAAAAAATATGGTTTATCTTTTTTTGCAGGTCTAGGTGTAGGGAGTTTTTTTCAAGGGATTGCAGGAAAAAATAAAAATACTCAACAATGGAGCATGTTGTTTAATATAGGGATGGGAGTGATTTTGAATGTGAAGCATCGTATTGATTTTCAAATGAAAAATACCCCATCAAGTTTTAATTTGGGTGATGAAGTAAGATTTAATAGTATGTATTTGTTGGTTTATCAATATGTATTTTAA